The Rhododendron vialii isolate Sample 1 chromosome 8a, ASM3025357v1 genome has a window encoding:
- the LOC131335393 gene encoding PX domain-containing protein EREX isoform X2: MDMYGLEPGLYDFGFSDPSIVGSLSGSSPFLSSTARFTTTEDSGDDDDDRPPPPVMPEKKPASPPRHRHDGTSPLPFGMDWSPPPRRWDGRDSIWPHDPHSGWSYCVTIPSWIILPKSGGSDPVVFYRVQIGVQSPDGITNTRGTLRRYSDFLKLFWELEKEFPKKNLPPAPPRSLWKKKSKTRSEERRCSLEDWMQKILSDIDLSRSAPVAIFLELEEAARTSFYDSNQHSLDANSSAGIIVPSHRLQSTTSMASDYANDSDYETSELGTPKHGRDNYSELSLENETKTSDQEKFFWRSKHSSVNNSGLDKDEATHNSSKVAFHPVDEMEPSSEPGNHRQGAEITRNTDIIAESDLQFPKDVLVALPSDQRNKMNRVLTTLRRRLAAAKTDMEDLVARLNQEVAVRQYLTTKVKDLEVDLETTKQSSKENLQQAILIERERYTQTQWDVEELRRKCIDTELELKSERDEKVHMESIRVSIVQENEILQQELDNAREQIENLKKHHDDLELKSKADVKLLVKEVKSLRSYQSELKQELSRLTKEKLEVERVLHKEKERWKHSNAADTKLLHECEILRNRLEECSVNFLTEEEDKLIMDTSSTSDAIDLLTTSDNRIGLLLAEAQLLSQDMENAVTAAIHSSSGGTVRATDDELRKMLTETFIDNARLRKQVNSVLRCALHAPDKSEEDEEEEEIPSRKTVLSKFLER; the protein is encoded by the exons ATGGACATGTACGGATTGGAGCCGGGTCTCTACGATTTCGGATTCTCCGATCCGTCGATCGTCGGATCTCTATCCGGTTCTTCGCCTTTTTTATCCTCGACGGCACGTTTCACGACGACCGAAGACAgcggcgacgacgacgacgacaggCCACCGCCGCCGGTAATGCCGGAGAAGAAGCCGGCGAGTCCTCCGAGGCACCGTCACGATGGAACCTCGCCTCTCCCTTTCGGCATGGACTGGAGCCCTCCCCCTCGTAGATGG GATGGACGGGACTCAATATGGCCGCATGATCCTCACTCAGGATGGAGTTACTGTGTCACAATTCCTTCTTGGattatccttccaaaatcaggAGGATCAGATCCTGTAGTG TTTTACAGGGTTCAAATCGGGGTACAATCGCCGGATGGGATTACTAATACTCGAGGAACACTCCGTAGATATAGTGATTTCTTGAAGCTATTTTGGGAA CTCGAAAAGGAGTTTCCCAAGAAAAATTTACCCCCAGCTCCCCCAAGGagtctttggaaaaagaaaagcaagacaCGTTCGGAAGAG CGAAGGTGTTCCTTAGAGGATTGGATGCAGAAAATATTATCGGACATTGATTTGTCAAGAAGTGCTCCCGTTGCCATTTTTCTTGAGCTAGAAGAAGCTGCAAGGACAT CCTTTTATGATTCAAATCAGCACAGTTTAGATGCAAATTCTTCTGCTGGCATTATAGTTCCGTCGCACCGATTACAATCCACCACATCAATGGCGTCAGATTATGCTAATGATTCAGATTATGAAACATCTGAGCTTGGAACACCAAAGCATGGAAGGGATAACTACTCTGAGCTCAGCCTGGAAAATGAAACTAAAACATCTGACCAAGAAAAGTTCTTTTGGCGCTCAAAGCATTCAAGTGTTAACAACAGTGGTTTGGACAAGGATGAAGCTACTCATAATAGTTCCAAAGTTGCATTTCATCCTGTGGATGAAATGGAGCCTTCTTCTGAACCAGGGAATCACAGACAAG GTGCTGAAATTACAAGAAACACGGATATTATAGCTGAGTCTGATTTACAATTTCCTAAGGACGTATTAGTGGCTCTTCCATCAGATCAGCGCAATAAAATGAATAGGGTTCTTACCACATTGCGGCGGAGATTGGCTGCAGCAAAAACGGATATGGAAGATCTTGTAGCAAGATTAAACCAAGAGGTGGCTGTAAGACAGTACCTTACGACAAAG GTCAAAGACTTGGAAGTGGACCTTGAAACCACTAAGCAAAGTAGTAAAGAAAACCTTCAGCAAGCTATTCTAATTGAAAGGGAAAGATACACCCAAACACAGTGGGATGTGGAGGAACTTCGGAGGAAGTGTATAGATACGGAGTTGGAGTTGAAGTCTGAACGG GATGAAAAGGTGCACATGGAGTCAATAAGAGTATCCATCGTTCAGGAGAATGAGATTTTACAGCAAGAGTTGGATAATGCCAGGGAGCAGATTGAGAACTTGAAGAAACATCATGATGACCTAGAGTTGAAATCAAAAGCAGATGTTAAACTCCTTGTGAAAGAGGTTAAATCTCTTCGAAGTTACCAGTCAGAATTGAAGCAGGAACTTAGCAGATTGACGAAAGAAAAATTAGAAGTTGAG AGGGTTCTACACAAGGAGAAGGAAAGATGGAAACACTCAAATGCTGCGGACACAAAATTGCTGCATGAATGTGAGATCCTTCGCAATAGGCTTGAAGAATGCAGTGTTAATTTCCTCACCGAGGAAGAAGATAAATTGATTATGGATACATCATCAACTTCTGATGCAATAGATCTTTTGACTACTTCAGATAATCGTATTGGCCTTCTTCTTGCTGAG GCACAACTGCTCTCACAAGATATGGAAAATGCTGTCACAGCTGCGATTCACAGTAGCAGTGGTGGCACCGTGAGGGCAACGGATGATGAATTAAGGAAGATGCTAACAGAAACTTTCATTGACAATGCCCGATTGAGGAAACAGGTGAACTCTGTGCTCCGTTGTGCCCTGCATGCACCGGACAAATCAGAggaagatgaggaggaggaggaaatccCTTCAAGAAAAACAGTTCTTAGCAAGTTCTTGGAACGATAA
- the LOC131335394 gene encoding signal recognition particle subunit SRP54 2, with protein MVLAQLGGSISRALQQMSNATIIDEKALNDCLNEITRALLQADVQFKLVRDMQNNIKKIVNLDDLAAGHNKRRIIQQAIFNELCKMLDPGKPSFTPKKGKTSVVMFVGLQGSGKTTTCTKYAYYHQKKGWKPALVCADTFRAGAFDQLKQNATKAKIPFYGSYMESDPVKIAVEGVERFKQENCDLIIVDTSGRHKQEVALFEEMRQVSEATKPDLVLFVMDSSIGQAAFDQAQAFKQSVAVGAVIVTKMDGHAKGGGALSAVAATKSPVIFIGTGEHMDEFEVFDVKPFVSRLLGMGDWSGFMDKIHEVVPMDQQPELLQKLSEGNFTLRIMYEQFQNILKMGPIGQVFSMLPGFSQELMPKGREKESQAKIKRYMTMMDSMTNEELDSTNPKLMNDSRIMRIARGSGRQVRDVMEMLDEYKRLAKIWSKMKGLKIPKKGEMSALSRNMNAQHMSKVLPPQMLKQIGGMGGLQNLMKQMGSSKDMMGMFGGGDK; from the exons ATGGTGTTAGCGCAACTGGGAGGGAGCATATCGCGTGCTCTCCAGCAGATGAGCAATGCGACGATAATCGACGAGAAAGCCCTCAACGATTGCCTCAATGAGATCACTAGGGCTCTACTTCAGGCCGACGTTCAGTTCAAACTCGTCCGTGATATGCAGAATAATATCAAGAAGATCGTCAATCTCGACGACCTCGCCGCTGGCCACAACAAGCGCAGGATTATTCAGCAG GCTATTTTCAATGAGCTCTGCAAAATGTTGGATCCTGGGAAGCCTTCTTTCACGCCAAAGAAAGGGAAAACTAGTGTAGTCATGTTTGTCGGTTTGCAAG GGTCAGGTAAAACGACGACGTGTACCAAATACGCATATTACCACCAGAAGAAGGGATGGAAGCCAGCTTTGGTGTGCGCAGATACATTCAGAGCTGGTGCTTTTGATCAGTTGAAGCAGAATGCTACGAAGGCTAAAATTCCGTTTTATGGAAG CTATATGGAGTCGGATCCTGTAAAAATTGCAGTCGAAGGCGTAGAAAGATTCAAGCAGGAAAATTGTGATCTTATAATTGTAGATACCAGTGGACGCCATAAACAAGAAGTTGCTCTTTTTGAAGAAATGCGCCAAGTGTCTGAAGCAACG AAACCCGATCTTGTTCTATTTGTTATGGATAGCAGTATTGGTCAAGCTGCATTTGATCAAGCTCAAGCGTTCAAGCAAAGTGTTGCAGTTGGAGCTGTGATTGTTACTAAGATGGATGGTCATGCGAAGGGTGGTGGTGCTTTGAGTGC AGTCGCTGCTACAAAAAGCCCTGTAATATTTATTGGAACTGGAGAGCATATGGATgagtttgaagtttttgatgttAAACCATTTGTCAGTCGCCTTTTAG GCATGGGTGACTGGTCTGGATTCATGGACAAAATTCATGAAGTTGTACCTATGGACCAACAGCCAGAGCTTTTACAGAAGCTTTCGGAAGGAAACTTCACCTTGAGGATAATGTATGAGCAATTTCAAAACATACTCAAAATGGGTCCCATTGGCCAG GTTTTTTCAATGCTTCCAGGATTTAGTCAAGAGTTAATGCCAAAAGGACGTGAAAAGGAAAGCCAAGCAAAGATCAAACGTTACATGACTATGATGGATTCGATGACTAAtgaag AGTTGGATAGCACCAACCCTAAGCTCATGAATGACTCGAGGATTATGCGGATAGCAAGGGGGTCTGGCCGGCAGGTTAGAGACGTGATGGAAATGTTGGATGAGTACAAGCGACTCGCCAAGATTTGGAGCAAGATGAAGGGGCTTAAGATTCCTAAGAAGGGAGAAATGAGTGCGTTGTCACGGAACATGAATGCACAACACATGAGCAAAGTCCTTCCCCCACAGATGTTGAAGCAGATTGGCGGCATGGGAGGGTTGCAAAACTTGATGAAGCAAATGGGTTCCAGTAAAGACATGATGGGCATGTTTGGCGGTGGGGATAAGTAG
- the LOC131335393 gene encoding PX domain-containing protein EREX isoform X1 — MDMYGLEPGLYDFGFSDPSIVGSLSGSSPFLSSTARFTTTEDSGDDDDDRPPPPVMPEKKPASPPRHRHDGTSPLPFGMDWSPPPRRWDGRDSIWPHDPHSGWSYCVTIPSWIILPKSGGSDPVVFYRVQIGVQSPDGITNTRGTLRRYSDFLKLFWELEKEFPKKNLPPAPPRSLWKKKSKTRSEERRCSLEDWMQKILSDIDLSRSAPVAIFLELEEAARTSFYDSNQHSLDANSSAGIIVPSHRLQSTTSMASDYANDSDYETSELGTPKHGRDNYSELSLENETKTSDQEKFFWRSKHSSVNNSGLDKDEATHNSSKVAFHPVDEMEPSSEPGNHRQGTHLRRLSTESVGSDVSSIRASELSKQYSLGDNSLDLLEGAEITRNTDIIAESDLQFPKDVLVALPSDQRNKMNRVLTTLRRRLAAAKTDMEDLVARLNQEVAVRQYLTTKVKDLEVDLETTKQSSKENLQQAILIERERYTQTQWDVEELRRKCIDTELELKSERDEKVHMESIRVSIVQENEILQQELDNAREQIENLKKHHDDLELKSKADVKLLVKEVKSLRSYQSELKQELSRLTKEKLEVERVLHKEKERWKHSNAADTKLLHECEILRNRLEECSVNFLTEEEDKLIMDTSSTSDAIDLLTTSDNRIGLLLAEAQLLSQDMENAVTAAIHSSSGGTVRATDDELRKMLTETFIDNARLRKQVNSVLRCALHAPDKSEEDEEEEEIPSRKTVLSKFLER; from the exons ATGGACATGTACGGATTGGAGCCGGGTCTCTACGATTTCGGATTCTCCGATCCGTCGATCGTCGGATCTCTATCCGGTTCTTCGCCTTTTTTATCCTCGACGGCACGTTTCACGACGACCGAAGACAgcggcgacgacgacgacgacaggCCACCGCCGCCGGTAATGCCGGAGAAGAAGCCGGCGAGTCCTCCGAGGCACCGTCACGATGGAACCTCGCCTCTCCCTTTCGGCATGGACTGGAGCCCTCCCCCTCGTAGATGG GATGGACGGGACTCAATATGGCCGCATGATCCTCACTCAGGATGGAGTTACTGTGTCACAATTCCTTCTTGGattatccttccaaaatcaggAGGATCAGATCCTGTAGTG TTTTACAGGGTTCAAATCGGGGTACAATCGCCGGATGGGATTACTAATACTCGAGGAACACTCCGTAGATATAGTGATTTCTTGAAGCTATTTTGGGAA CTCGAAAAGGAGTTTCCCAAGAAAAATTTACCCCCAGCTCCCCCAAGGagtctttggaaaaagaaaagcaagacaCGTTCGGAAGAG CGAAGGTGTTCCTTAGAGGATTGGATGCAGAAAATATTATCGGACATTGATTTGTCAAGAAGTGCTCCCGTTGCCATTTTTCTTGAGCTAGAAGAAGCTGCAAGGACAT CCTTTTATGATTCAAATCAGCACAGTTTAGATGCAAATTCTTCTGCTGGCATTATAGTTCCGTCGCACCGATTACAATCCACCACATCAATGGCGTCAGATTATGCTAATGATTCAGATTATGAAACATCTGAGCTTGGAACACCAAAGCATGGAAGGGATAACTACTCTGAGCTCAGCCTGGAAAATGAAACTAAAACATCTGACCAAGAAAAGTTCTTTTGGCGCTCAAAGCATTCAAGTGTTAACAACAGTGGTTTGGACAAGGATGAAGCTACTCATAATAGTTCCAAAGTTGCATTTCATCCTGTGGATGAAATGGAGCCTTCTTCTGAACCAGGGAATCACAGACAAGGTACCCATCTTCGGAGGTTGTCGACAGAGAGTGTTGGAAGTGATGTAAGCTCTATAAGAGCTAGTGAACTTTCAAAGCAATATTCTCTTGGTGATAACTCCCTTGACCTTCTTGAAGGTGCTGAAATTACAAGAAACACGGATATTATAGCTGAGTCTGATTTACAATTTCCTAAGGACGTATTAGTGGCTCTTCCATCAGATCAGCGCAATAAAATGAATAGGGTTCTTACCACATTGCGGCGGAGATTGGCTGCAGCAAAAACGGATATGGAAGATCTTGTAGCAAGATTAAACCAAGAGGTGGCTGTAAGACAGTACCTTACGACAAAG GTCAAAGACTTGGAAGTGGACCTTGAAACCACTAAGCAAAGTAGTAAAGAAAACCTTCAGCAAGCTATTCTAATTGAAAGGGAAAGATACACCCAAACACAGTGGGATGTGGAGGAACTTCGGAGGAAGTGTATAGATACGGAGTTGGAGTTGAAGTCTGAACGG GATGAAAAGGTGCACATGGAGTCAATAAGAGTATCCATCGTTCAGGAGAATGAGATTTTACAGCAAGAGTTGGATAATGCCAGGGAGCAGATTGAGAACTTGAAGAAACATCATGATGACCTAGAGTTGAAATCAAAAGCAGATGTTAAACTCCTTGTGAAAGAGGTTAAATCTCTTCGAAGTTACCAGTCAGAATTGAAGCAGGAACTTAGCAGATTGACGAAAGAAAAATTAGAAGTTGAG AGGGTTCTACACAAGGAGAAGGAAAGATGGAAACACTCAAATGCTGCGGACACAAAATTGCTGCATGAATGTGAGATCCTTCGCAATAGGCTTGAAGAATGCAGTGTTAATTTCCTCACCGAGGAAGAAGATAAATTGATTATGGATACATCATCAACTTCTGATGCAATAGATCTTTTGACTACTTCAGATAATCGTATTGGCCTTCTTCTTGCTGAG GCACAACTGCTCTCACAAGATATGGAAAATGCTGTCACAGCTGCGATTCACAGTAGCAGTGGTGGCACCGTGAGGGCAACGGATGATGAATTAAGGAAGATGCTAACAGAAACTTTCATTGACAATGCCCGATTGAGGAAACAGGTGAACTCTGTGCTCCGTTGTGCCCTGCATGCACCGGACAAATCAGAggaagatgaggaggaggaggaaatccCTTCAAGAAAAACAGTTCTTAGCAAGTTCTTGGAACGATAA